A genomic region of Lodderomyces elongisporus chromosome 5, complete sequence contains the following coding sequences:
- the HIT1 gene encoding HIT domain protein, protein MAFPAKISRQFGYRRIFTFFTILDIYVKFCGLQKEDTHQSHTDSNDAALKDSLQTETNTSIKQDTSKSSHTTGIESESKTPLSKFDKILADEQIKNLLKEPVLQFHLVTILSIIQEGFIRNLNHEQKLEVMNLKLTDLRAGGVEENEIVEEFVQRVLDLNEQIQS, encoded by the exons ATGGCATTTCCAGCTAAGATATCAAGACAATTCGGTTACAGGCGGATTTTCACATTTTTCACAATTTTAGACATTTACGTTAAGTTTTGTGggttgcaaaaagaagatacC CACCAAAGCCACACTGATTCTAATGATGCAGCATTAAAGGATTCATTacaaacagaaacaaacacaTCCATTAAACAAGATACTTCGAAACTGCTGCATACTACTGGTATTGAGAGCGAGTCAAAAACACCATTGAGCAAATTTGATAAGATACTTGCAGACGAGCAAATTAAAAACCTATTGAAAGAGCCAGTCCTTCAATTCCATTTAGTAACGATCCTTTCCATTATCCAAGAAGGTTTTATTAGAAACTTGAACCATGAACAGAAACTAGAAGTaatgaatttgaaattaaCAGACTTGAGGGCAGGAGGAGTAGAGGAAAACGAAATCGTGGAGGAGTTTGTGCAAAGAGTATTAGATCTCAATGAACAAATACAATCTTGA
- the CGR1_3 gene encoding rRNA-processing protein cgr1, whose amino-acid sequence MSTQLSASNIFPEDYRGRLTEGITYDYRNNTLLWVDIILGEVHRISLDDLNKHEVLKWNEQGESIGFVALTKDLDTVLVCGKSGLAYGKFKANTLEYFFKYPLTEVEQKRLRSNDGIIDPWGNLWIGLMNDFHVTAKEGEVKPEGKLLRITPDLKVDVMIENTKISNGLAFCSKGTKLYWTDSLNYTIWKFDYDHETNTLSNKVPFLETKKVYTDVESPEPDGMVRTTNGEVYTAVFSTSTVLHVDKEGQVIEKIHVPAERCTCVTIGGQDGDHLFINTANLKLDDFDAKIDPTDFFGDLGGFLFKYKSDHNLKGIKKNFWGGDV is encoded by the coding sequence ATGTCAACTCAATTATCAGCATCCAATATTTTCCCTGAAGATTATAGAGGAAGATTAACTGAAGGGATCACATATGACTATCGTAACAACACTTTACTTTGGGTTGATATCATCCTTGGTGAAGTCCACCGAATCTCACTCGACGATTTGAACAAACACGAAGTTCTCAAATGGAATGAGCAAGGTGAATCGATTGGCTTTGTTGCGTTGACCAAGGATCTAGACACGGTGCTTGTATGTGGCAAATCTGGTCTTGCCTATGGAAAGTTTAAAGCCAACACATTGGAGTATTTCTTTAAATATCCCCTCACAGAAGTAGAGCAAAAGAGATTACGATCGAATGATGGAATAATTGACCCATGGGGTAATTTGTGGATTGGACTTATGAATGATTTCCACGTAACTGCAAAGGAAGGAGAAGTAAAGCCAGAAGGTAAGTTATTGAGAATCACGCCGGATTTGAAGGTTGATGTTATGATTGAGAATACCAAGATCTCCAATGGCTTGGCTTTTTGTTCAAAAGGTACCAAGTTGTATTGGACTGATTCGTTAAATTATACGATTTGGAAGTTTGATTATGACCATGAAACTAATACATTGAGCAACAAAGTTCCATTTTTGGAAACGAAAAAAGTGTATACCGACGTTGAGAGTCCAGAGCCCGATGGAATGGTAAGGACTACCAATGGTGAAGTTTATACAGCGGTGTTCAGTACATCGACTGTTTTACACGTGGATAAAGAAGGTCAAgttattgaaaagattCATGTTCCCGCCGAAAGGTGTACTTGTGTCACAATTGGTGGGCAAGATGGCGATCACTTGTTTATCAATACGGCgaatttgaaattggaTGACTTTGATGCCAAAATTGACCCTACTGACTTTTTTGGTGATTTGGGTGGATTCTTGTTTAAATACAAGTCTGACCATAATCTTAAAGGtatcaaaaagaatttcTGGGGCGGTGATGTTTAA
- a CDS encoding uncharacterized protein (BUSCO:EOG09264WF4): MTDYAKFEEIDLTVEEVLNCSFSKWAPLFPKNVFPYKIIAPLPDGFIDYVQRDGIKLPSAKTNKIVLEQNSDNEYSDWEDVEDIENDTGEVEEMHSEFQENHKEKEVLEASGHFPQLNQEITQSIAELGGKVIPKLNWSSPKDASWLMPGNVIKCTEVDDVLLLLKSSDHVIDDLAYPFSEVSQLPEDETRKNGQDRIKVDYELVLKQWRDLNPALEFRVFVKEGKILGISQRDLNHYDFLKELEPQLKENIQSFVTDKVVNKLNASLPNLTKFIVDVYVPRPFDKIYIIDINPFSRKSDSLLFTWNELLTADPDSDTVPFRLINETNVGAFAKKQYSESQVPLDVIGAAQDHEALIELAKEWEKLQSKEAEEEDEAVVVDGVIEEK; this comes from the coding sequence ATGACCGACTATGCAAAGTTTGAGGAGATAGATCTTACAGTGGAGGAAGTACTCAATTGTTCTTTCTCCAAATGGGCTCCCTTATTCCCTAAAAATGTGTTTCCCTATAAGATAATAGCACCATTGCCCGATGGGTTCATTGATTATGTGCAAAGAGATGGGATTAAACTACCATCTGctaaaacaaacaagattGTTCTCGAACAGAATAGCGATAACGAATATAGTGATTGGGAGGATGTGGAGGATATAGAGAATGATACTGGTGAAGTAGAGGAAATGCACAGTGAATTTCAAGAGAACCataaggaaaaagaggtaCTTGAAGCGAGCGGTCATTTTCCTCAGCTAAACCAAGAGATTACACAGAGTATAGCTGAGCTAGGTGGAAAAGTTATTCCCAAACTTAATTGGTCAAGTCCCAAGGATGCAAGTTGGTTAATGCCAGGGAATGTGATCAAATGTACAGAGGTGGATGATGTACTTTTATTGTTAAAATCGTCTGATCATGTAATTGATGATTTGGCTTATCCGTTTCTGGAAGTTTCCCAACTTCCTGAAGATGAAACTAGAAAAAACGGGCAAGATAGGATAAAAGTGGATTACGAATTGGTATTGAAGCAATGGAGAGATTTGAACCCAGCATTGGAATTTCGAGTTTTCGTTAAGGAGGGCAAAATATTGGGTATTTCTCAGCGTGATTTGAACCACTATGACTTTTTGAAAGAATTAGAGCCACAGCTAAAGGAGAATATACAACTGTTTGTAACTGATAAGGTTGTCAACAAGTTGAATGCGTCGTTACCCAATTTGACCAAATTTATAGTGGATGTTTATGTTCCTCGACCCTTTGACAAGATCTACATCATTGATATCAATCCCTTCCTGAGAAAATCCGATTCGTTGTTATTTACATGGAATGAATTGCTAACTGCGGATCCAGATAGTGATACTGTTCCATTCAGATTGATTAACGAGACCAATGTTGGCGCATTTGCTAAGAAGCAATATAGTGAAAGTCAGGTCCCTCTCGATGTTATAGGTGCGGCCCAGGACCATGAGGCATTGATTGAGTTAGCCAAAGAATGGGAGAAGTTACAGTCGAAGGAGgcagaggaagaagatgagGCCGTGGTGGTAGATGGTGTGATTGAGGAAAAGTAG
- the CCT4 gene encoding T-complex protein 1 subunit delta (BUSCO:EOG09261XNJ), whose translation MAAAARTQVAPSNATFKNKEKPQEVRKANILAARAVSDAIRTSLGPKGMDKMIRTKNGEIIISNDGATILKHMAVLHPAAKMLVDVSHAQDVEAGDGTTSVAILTGALLGAAERLLNKGIHPTLIAESFQRAAQRSVEILLEMSHQIKLEDREQMIRAATTSLSSKIVSQHSQLLAPLAVDSVLKVMNESKDNVDLNDIRLIKKLGGTIDDIQLVDGVVLTQSVVKNAGGPTRMEKAKIGLIQFQLSPPKPDMENNVVVNDYRQMDKILKEERAYLLNICKKIKKAKCNVLLIQKSILRDAVNELALHFLSKLNIMVIKDIERDEVEFLSKAIGCKPIADVENFTEDRLGSANLVEEIESSGSKIVEISGITSKTTKPTVSIVIRGANNLILDETERSLHDALCVIRCLVKEKALIAGGGAPEIEVSRQLMKESHSLFGVEQFVYQEFAQALEVIPTTLAENAGLNPINVVTDLRNRHENGEKNAGISVRRAGASNTFDEHVLQPVLVCTSAIVLASECVKSILRIDDIQFSR comes from the coding sequence ATGGCAGCAGCTGCAAGAACTCAGGTGGCACCATCAAATGCCACattcaaaaacaaggaaAAGCCACAAGAAGTGCGCAAAGCAAATATTTTAGCAGCAAGAGCCGTGTCAGATGCTATAAGAACATCGCTTGGTCCTAAAGGTATGGACAAGATGATCAGAACAAAGAACGGAGAGATTATTATTTCCAACGATGGAGCTACAATTTTGAAGCACATGGCTGTTTTGCATCCAGCAGCTAAAATGTTGGTTGATGTCAGCCATGCTCAAGATGTTGAGGCAGGAGATGGTACAACTTCGGTTGCCATTTTAACTGGTGCTCTTCTTGGGGCCGCCGAAAGATTATTGAACAAAGGTATCCACCCTACATTAATTGCCGAGTCCTTCCAAAGAGCTGCACAACGTAGTGTTGAAATCCTTTTGGAGATGTCTCACCAGATCAAACTTGAAGATAGGGAGCAAATGATTAGAGctgcaacaacatcacTTAGTTCGAAAATTGTGTCACAACACTCACAGTTGTTGGCACCATTGGCAGTGGACTCGGTTTTGAAAGTAATGAATGAAAGTAAGGATAATGTCGACTTGAACGATATCAGGTTAATCAAAAAACTTGGTGGTACTATCGATGATATTCAATTGGTAGATGGTGTAGTTTTGACACAAAGCGTTGTTAAAAATGCAGGTGGCCCAACAAGGATGGAAAAGGCAAAGATTGGTTTGATTCAATTCCAGCTATCACCACCAAAACCAGATATGGAAAATAATGTCGTTGTGAATGACTATAGACAAATGGACAAGATTttgaaggaagaaagagcTTACTTGTTGAACATTTGTAAGAAGATCAAAAAGGCCAAATGTAATGTGTTGCTCATACAAAAGTCTATTTTGCGAGATGCTGTAAATGAACTCGCTTTGCACTTTTTGTCTAAACTCAATATTATGGTTATCAAAGACATTGAGAGAGATGAAGTAGAGTTCTTATCCAAGGCTATTGGATGTAAACCAATTGCTGATGTTGAGAATTTCACAGAGGATAGGTTGGGTTCAGCCAATTtggttgaagaaattgaaagttCTGGTTCCAAAATTGTCGAGATTTCAGGTATTACATCAAAGACTACAAAGCCAACAGTATCGATTGTTATTAGAGGTGCAAATAACCTTATTCTTGATGAAACTGAAAGATCCTTGCACGACGCCCTCTGTGTCATCAGATGTCttgtgaaagaaaaagcattGATTGCCGGCGGTGGCGCACCAGAAATTGAAGTTTCTAGACAGCTCATGAAAGAGTCGCACCTGTTGTTTGGCGTTGAACAATTCGTATACCAGGAGTTTGCCCAAGCCCTTGAGGTGATTCCTACAACATTGGCTGAAAATGCCGGATTGAACCCAATCAATGTTGTTACTGACTTGAGGAATAGACATGAGAacggagaaaaaaatgcagGTATTTCAGTGAGAAGAGCAGGTGCTTCCAACACTTTTGACGAGCATGTGTTGCAACCAGTATTGGTATGTACAAGTGCAATTGTGCTAGCCTCAGAGTGTGTCAAGTCAATACTCAGAATTGATGATATACAATTTAGTCGTTAA
- the SAS10 gene encoding something about silencing protein 10 (BUSCO:EOG09264BOA) produces MARRTTRRSVEEDIEPDEVDSFHSNRSKILLNEAGEYGQQKSIDDVESEEEVFGESASGSDDDDEGGDDEDEDEEEEGDVDEEEEEGWGGRKNYYGGDEASDDEDSKQMTEEAMRQQRKHLEDLAMDDYIDEDIMEDWQKKADTFDNKEQQTTFTQKIMSSGTSIEQLDDNERLQLLRQSFPEFVPLMKELEILRPELDELRNIKSPNQCVQIKIAALSGYLASIASYFALFVENLQTQEDSFISMKDHPVMETILSSKEVWRQANELPMEVKDTVVALTSSTASGADVSSEFNEDEFVDAEEYNSEEEEEEEGEEENEDDDNNAKLKNGSLDSDLDIDITKQRAIRKVANTAEDDYAEGNIEDVDMEDKKRRKKTLRFYTAKIDKAAAQREKAISGDMDVPYKERLFERQQRLVEEARKRGLEKRDILDADEDDLNENNVEAGDYGDYDGDADNNDVYDGGDYYERLENRKHTKKENRKQAHIAAVKAAKEGKLAELQDEVGEDGKRAINYQILKNKGLTPHRKKEYRNSRVKKRKQYETAKKKLKSVRQVYDAEKHRGPYEGEKTGIKKGLSRSVKLV; encoded by the coding sequence ATGGCGAGACGTACGACCAGAAGATCGGTAGAAGAAGATATAGAGCCCGATGAGGTTGATCTGTTCCACTCAAATAGAAGCAAGATTCTATTAAACGAAGCCGGCGAATATGGTCAGCAGAAAAGCATCGATGACGTGGAGTCAGAAGAGGAAGTTTTTGGAGAGTCCGCACTGGGGAGCGACGATGACGACGAAGGGggagatgatgaagatgaagatgaagaggaagagggtGATgtggatgaagaagaggaggaaggtTGGggtggaagaaaaaactaCTATGGTGGAGATGAAGCtagtgatgatgaagattcTAAGCAAATGACCGAAGAGGCAATGAGGCAACAACGAAAGCACTTGGAAGATCTTGCTatggatgactatatcgaTGAAGACATCATGGAGGATTGGCAAAAGAAGGCCGACACGTTTGATAACAAGGAACAGCAAACGACATTTACACAAAAGATTATGAGTTCTGGAACCTCGATTGAACAACTTGACGATAATGAGCGTCTACAGTTGCTTCGTCAATCTTTTCCTGAATTTGTTCCATTAATGAAGGAGTTAGAAATTTTGCGACCGGAGTTGGATGAGTTGAGAAACATAAAGTCTCCAAACCAATGCGTACAAATTAAAATTGCAGCTCTCTCAGGTTACCTTGCATCCATTGCTTCATATTTTGCATTGTTTGTGGAAAATTTGCAAACCCAAGAGGATTCATTTATCTCAATGAAGGATCACCCCGTGATGGAAACAATTTTAAGCTCCAAGGAGGTGTGGAGACAAGCAAACGAGTTACCCATGGAGGTTAAAGATACTGTGGTGGCACTTACTTCTTCAACTGCTTCCGGTGCTGATGTATCGAGTGAATTTAATGAAGATGAGTTTGTTGATGCAGAAGAATACAACctggaagaggaagaggaagaagaaggagaagaagaaaacgaagatgatgataacAATGCCAAATTAAAGAATGGTTCATTAGACCTGGACCTTGACATTGAcattacaaaacaaagagcTATTAGAAAAGTTGCAAACACTGCTGAGGACGATTACGCTGAAGGTAACATTGAAGATGTTGATATGGAAGATAAGAAGCGTAGGAAAAAGACCTTGAGATTCTACACGGCGAAAATAGACAAGGCTGCCGCGCAACGAGAAAAGGCAATCTCTGGAGATATGGATGTGCCGTATAAGGAGCGTCTCTTTGAAAGACAACAGAGACTTGTTGAAGAAGCGCGTAAACGTGGTCTTGAGAAACGAGACATTCTAGATGCAGACGAGGATGATTTGAACGAAAATAATGTGGAAGCAGGTGATTATGGTGACTATGATGGTGATGCTGATAACAATGATGTTTATGATGGTGGTGACTATTATGAGAGACttgaaaacagaaaacatACAAAGAAGGAGAACCGTAAGCAAGCACATATTGCGGCAGTCAAAGCTGCTAAAGAAGGTAAGTTGGCTGAATTACAAGATGAAGTTGGAGAAGATGGAAAGCGTGCCATCAATTACCAAATACTCAAGAATAAAGGTCTTACTCCACATCGTAAGAAGGAGTACAGAAACTCGAGAgttaaaaagagaaagcaaTACGAAAcagcaaagaagaaactcAAATCTGTTAGACAAGTGTATGATGCTGAGAAACATAGAGGTCCATACGAAGGTGAAAAGACTGGTATCAAGAAAGGCTTATCTAGATCTGTTAAATTGGTATAA
- the RPC53 gene encoding RNA polymerase III subunit C53, whose protein sequence is MSNRLDSLNTKKTPTPSGSKSGLKFKPKVVQRKSKEEREKVAPKVKDESSHASTQPTRGRGGGARGRGRGGRNNNYAGTHLVTQGPLAAGSVSLGKASGSKLGLTSDLIFNSSGQEVSTSEFIGSLKLKDPKTLKSPSGEGAEGRNGDDDEEEEDKTRINMTKEYRFEESETELFPQRPFRDDGIQRKVEETKVVEEPSPVKLEPSAENTPAVISISREDTAKSENIEAKIESIKENKAKLESKITQADSIVTDEQSKLITDHEQIIDLLTGSVQDVSINETKKEEGAEEEAEEEAEEEGNHTSNYNKTNNNNKYVMFQLPHLPTYEREKSKVKLEPGIEHSTNITEEAEKSGKESQEEKTRSAFATTSSDLYGTIGKVNIHQSGKITISLGNGIKLNVTKGSPTDFLQELALLEVRGQPLGENSDDMDLVDDEGREVAGKLFHLGNVNDKIIATPCIE, encoded by the coding sequence ATGTCAAATAGATTGGACTCTTTAAATACGAAAAAGACTCCTACACCTTCAGGTTCCAAGTCTGGATTGAAATTCAAACCCAAAGTTGTTCAAAGAAAATCCAAGGAGGAGAGGGAGAAAGTAGCACCAAAAGTCAAAGACGAAAGTTCACATGCATCAACGCAGCCTACACGAGGTCGTGGAGGTGGTGCACGAGGTAGAGGGAGAGGGGGtcgtaataataattacgCAGGGACACATTTGGTGACTCAGGGTCCGTTGGCAGCAGGATCTGTTTCTTTGGGTAAAGCAAGTGGATCGAAATTGGGACTTACATCTGATTTGATATTCAATAGCTCTGGTCAGGAGGTTTCAACTTCAGAGTTTATTGGTAGTTTGAAACTAAAGGATCCAAAGACCTTGAAGAGTCCGTCTGGAGAAGGAGCAGAAGGTCGTAATGgcgatgacgatgaagaagaggaagataaGACTAGAATCAACATGACCAAAGAGTACCGATTTGAGGAGAGCGAAACTGAATTGTTTCCGCAAAGACCATTTAGAGATGATGGTATACAACGTAAGGTGGAGGAAACAAAGGTTGTAGAGGAACCACTGCCAGTGAAACTAGAACCATCAGCGGAGAATACTCCTGCAGTAATATCAATAAGCAGAGAAGATACAGCAAAGAGTGAAAACATCGAAGCAAAGATTGAGCTGATTAAGGAGAACAAGGCCAAATTGGAGAGCAAGATCACTCAAGCAGATTCAATTGTGACCGATGAACAGAGTAAGTTGATAACAGATCATGAACAAATTATCGATCTCTTGACAGGTTCAGTTCAGGATGTTTCTAtcaatgaaacaaaaaaagaagaaggagcagaagaagaagcagaagaagaagcagaagaagaaggaaatcACACCAGCAATTACAACAAAaccaataacaataataagtATGTAATGTTCCAGTTGCCTCACTTGCCAACTTATGAACGTGAGAAAAGCAAGGTCAAGCTAGAACCAGGAATTGAGCACTCTACAAACATTacagaagaagcagaaaaaCTGGGTAAAGAGTcacaagaggaaaagacAAGATCTGCGTTTGCAACAACGAGCTCCGATCTTTATGGAACAATAGGTAAAGTCAACATCCATCAATCTGGTAAGATTACAATATCGTTGGGTAATGGAATAAAATTGAATGTTACAAAAGGTTCGCCGACTGATTTCTTGCAAGAGTTGGCATTATTGGAAGTTAGGGGCCAGCCGTTGGGTGAAAACTCCGATGACATGGATTTGGTTGATGACGAAGGTAGAGAAGTTGCCGGAAAGTTGTTTCACTTGGGAAATGTTAATGATAAGATAATAGCCACTCCTTGTATAGAGTGA
- the DBP4 gene encoding ATP-dependent RNA helicase dbp4 (BUSCO:EOG09260YMF) codes for MVKSQRNGKKGAKVLSRKEKRQSEKEEMDSLRQRIEEYNPEVDEASIKHFSDLPITQNTLRGLKECSFVSLTDIQKKSIPVALKGEDLMGTARTGSGKTLAFLIPVIEILLRNDITEYDGLAALIVSPTRELAVQIFEVLAKIGKYNSFSAGLVTGGKDVQYEKERISRMNILVGTPGRISQHLNESVGMETSNLQVLVLDEADRCLDMGFRKQIDNILNHLPRTRQTLLFSATHTDSVQDLARLSLTNPKRIGTSSDQDISAIPESLDQYYVKVPLNEKLDVLWSFIKSHLKSKILVFFSSSKQVQYAYETFRTLQPGIPLMKLYGRHKQTSRLETTVKFSQAQHACLFATDIVARGLDFPAIDWVIQVDCPEDVATYVHRVGRSARFGRQGKSLLMLLPTEEDGMLKRMKVHKIEPKMMNIKEKSKKSIRPQLQSLCFKDPVIKNLGQRAFIAYFRSVYIQKDKDIFKVDELPVEEYAASLGLPGAPKIKIKGGEINKEKKNQSRKLLQLSKADENGELKEDDDKPAKVRTKYDRIFDRKNQTILSEHYLNMTKSAHGGKDDDEDEDFMTVKRQDHELVDDELPDLSLPVSKRQAKKALSRKATLASKGNPTKLKFDDDGVPHAIYELEGEEDFEKAGDAKQQKMEFVQKEQEAMKITDLADREVERQKRQEKKRKRKEIERRIREEEWDDGSGMDGEDLPDLERDMEPTEAKPKRTSNWFDDDDDDNDGGDEKHGNGKPPVKKAKSDSKYVEFEEPETLEDLESLAATLIGN; via the coding sequence ATGGTCAAATCTCAAAGAAATGGGAAGAAAGGTGCCAAAGTATTAAGCAGGAAGGAGAAGCGTCAGTCcgaaaaggaagagatgGATAGTCTTCGGCAGCGAATCGAGGAGTATAATCCCGAAGTTGACGAGGCAAGCATTAAACACTTTAGCGATCTACCGATTACGCAAAACACTCTTCGAGGGTTAAAAGAGTGTTCATTTGTATCTCTTACTgatattcaaaaaaagTCTATTCCAGTTGCCTTGAAAGGAGAAGATTTGATGGGAACTGCGAGAACGGGATCCGGTAAAACATTGGCATTTTTGATCCCTGTTATCGAGATTCTTTTGAGAAACGATATCACTGAATACGACGGACTTGCAGCATTGATTGTATCGCCTACAAGAGAACTTGCAGTTCAGATATTCGAAGTCTTGGcaaaaattggaaagtACAACTCCTTCTCAGCTGGTTTGGTGACTGGTGGAAAAGATGTGCAATACGAGAAGGAACGTATATCTCGAATGAATATTTTGGTTGGTACACCAGGAAGAATATCTCAGCACTTGAATGAATCTGTGGGTATGGAAACTTCAAATCTACAAGTTTTGGTTCTAGACGAGGCAGATCGTTGTCTCGATATGGGGTTCAGAAAGCAAATTGATAACATTTTGAATCATTTACCACGCACCAGACAAacacttttgttttcagcAACGCACACCGATAGTGTTCAGGACTTGGCAAGATTATCATTAACCAACCCAAAGAGGATCGGTACATCGTCTGACCAAGACATCTCTGCCATACCAGAATCTTTGGACCAGTATTATGTGAAAGTTCCTTTGAATGAGAAATTGGACGTGCTTTGGTCATTTATTAAATCACATTTGAAGAGTAAGAttttggtgtttttttcctcttcaaaGCAAGTACAATATGCATATGAAACTTTTAGGACTCTTCAACCAGGTATTCCTTTGATGAAATTATACGGAAGGCATAAGCAAACGTCGAGGCTCGAAACAACAGTGAAATTTTCTCAAGCACAACATGCATGTTTATTTGCCACTGATATAGTTGCTCGTGGTCTTGATTTTCCAGCAATTGATTGGGTTATTCAAGTGGACTGTCCAGAAGATGTGGCCACATATGTACATAGAGTGGGGAGATCTGCGCGTTTTGGTAGACAAGGCAAATCGTTATTGATGCTTTTACCcacagaagaagatggTATGTTAAAGAGAATGAAGGTGCATAAAATTGAGCCAAAGATGATGAATATTAAAGAGAAGAGTAAAAAATCCATTCGTCCACAATTACAATCATTGTGCTTTAAAGACCCGGTGATCAAAAATTTGGGGCAAAGGGCATTTATTGCATACTTTAGGTCGGTTTATATACAAAAGGACAAGGACATTTTCAAAGTTGACGAATTACCAGTGGAAGAATATGCTGCTTCATTGGGACTTCCTGGTGCGCCAAAGATCAAGATAAAAGGTGGTGAGATAaacaaggagaagaagaatcagTCAAGAAAATTGTTGCAACTTTCCAAGGCTGATGAAAATGGTGAATTGAAGGAGGATGACGATAAGCCTGCTAAGGTGAGGACAAAGTACGACAGAATCTTTGATAGAAAGAATCAAACTATTTTGTCGGAACATTATCTTAATATGACCAAGAGTGCGCATGGTGGTaaagatgatgacgaagatgaagatttCATGACAGTGAAGCGTCAAGATCACGAATTAGTGGATGATGAGCTTCCTGACTTGCTGCTTCCTGTTTCCAAACGTCAAGCCAAGAAGGCTCTCTCTAGAAAGGCTACTTTGGCTTCAAAAGGTAACCCTACCAAATTGAAATTCGATGATGACGGAGTGCCGCACGCCATCTATGAATTAGAAGGCGAAGAAGATTTTGAGAAAGCCGGTGATGCCaagcaacaaaaaatggAGTTTGTCCAGAAGGAACAAGAAGCAATGAAAATTACTGATTTGGCCGATAGGGAAGttgaaagacaaaagagacAGGAAAAGAAGCGTAAGAGGAAGGAAATTGAACGAAGGATACGCGAGGAAGAGTGGGACGATGGTTCTGGAATGGATGGAGAAGACTTGCCAGATTTGGAGAGAGATATGGAACCTACTGAAGCCAAGCCTAAGAGGACTAGTAATTGGttcgatgatgatgatgatgataatgatggtggtgatgaaaAGCATGGCAACGGTAAACCACCTGTTAAGAAGGCTAAATCTGATAGCAAGTACGTTGAGTTTGAGGAGCCTGAGACTTTGGAAGACCTTGAATCTTTGGCAGCTACTTTGATTGGGAACTAG
- the SRB2 gene encoding mediator of RNA polymerase II transcription subunit: MVSAVILVQHATPETIIQFEDQLSNELPTRRGNWGFTFKIFRNNSYSVPEAIAGTHERNPTSQFLFTLAPTYLPGSTITIINGHSAGVFCNSIQEEVIELGNNPELSIPDNHLHLGATTGLNDSFDLFLNQKLQSLWTQKQIIKGDGGQIYELENGKVLIKTSNVFMHGSFKGLLVQIEVDDSYRKRGGAISATAVTEREEDANIIRQVLAKYNVPQGKISFDVLDTAASDRYGNLCLQYSRTLDF, from the exons ATGGTATCGGC AGTCATTTTGGTTCAGCATGCAACGCCAGAGACAATAATACAATTTGAGGATCAACTTTCTAATGAACTACCAACAAGGCGAGGGAATTGGGGTTTTACATTCAAGATTTTTCGAAACAACCTGTACTCGGTGCCAGAGGCTATTGCTGGAACCCATGAGAGGAACCCAACTTCGCAGTTTTTGTTTACTTTAGCTCCCACATACCTCCCTGGAAGTACAATTACTATTATAAATGGACATTCTGCTGGCgttttttgcaattctatacaagaagaagtaatTGAGCTTGGAAACAACCCCGAATTGAGTATACCAGATaatcatttgcatttggGTGCCACCACCGGGTTGAATGATAGctttgatttgtttcttaATCAAAAATTACAGAGTTTATGgacacaaaaacaaattattaAAGGTGATGGAGGTCAGATTTATGAACTAGAGAATGGCAAAGTCTTGATAAAAACATCGAATGTGTTTATGCATGGAAGTTTTAAAGGATTGCTTGTGCAGATCGAAGTAGACGATTCATATAGAAAGCGAGGTGGCGCCATAAGTGCAACAGCAGTGACAGAACGAGAAGAGGATGCAAACATAATACGGCAGGTTTTGGCAAAATACAACGTACCACAAGGCAAAATCTCATTTGATGTGTTGGATACGGCTGCTAGCGATCGCTATGGTAACCTTTGCTTGCAGTACTCTCGAACATTAGACTTTTGA